The proteins below come from a single Bryobacter aggregatus MPL3 genomic window:
- a CDS encoding S41 family peptidase: MNRRFQFLFVSSSLAAVLLLLVGVKLGRSANNSDDPYKHFGVFSEVITRIKSDYVEEPDMKNVTLGALNGLLESIDPFASYLNADQFKQYQATKGATKANVGLILSRRFGYVSVVDSIPGSPADKAGFNTGDMLETIKGISSRDMPLAFAEMLLMGDEGTTVEIQVLRSRKPEPEKVTLTRAKISYPTPVLTLGPDGVATFVVQSLQGSLKDSVKKGLDTAIAKGAKKLIIDLRNCATGEPADGVEIAQWFLDKGAIGSVKGQRSDNVNFTAEADKQIWKLPVVLIVNRGTATAAEVFAAALLENKRADLVGERTYGDASIRKALSLDDGSAVILSVAKYYAPNGKAIQDTGVTPNYPMLDATIGGDEDPDGDGIPNAPPAEKPKEDLLMKKAIELVNGNKTMAGINPDAALRR, translated from the coding sequence ATGAATCGGCGTTTTCAATTTCTTTTCGTTTCTTCCTCACTGGCCGCAGTCCTACTGCTGCTGGTGGGCGTCAAGCTTGGTCGTAGCGCGAACAACAGCGACGATCCTTACAAGCACTTCGGTGTTTTCAGCGAAGTGATCACGCGCATTAAGAGCGACTACGTCGAAGAGCCCGACATGAAGAATGTCACGCTCGGAGCATTGAATGGCCTTCTGGAATCGATTGACCCCTTTGCCAGCTATCTGAACGCCGATCAGTTCAAGCAATATCAGGCCACCAAGGGGGCCACCAAAGCGAATGTCGGTCTCATCCTGAGCCGCCGCTTTGGATACGTCAGCGTGGTGGATTCCATTCCTGGTTCCCCAGCCGACAAAGCAGGCTTCAACACCGGCGATATGCTCGAGACCATCAAGGGGATTTCCAGCCGCGACATGCCGTTGGCCTTCGCCGAGATGCTCTTAATGGGCGACGAGGGCACTACGGTTGAGATCCAGGTCCTGCGCAGCCGCAAGCCGGAGCCCGAGAAAGTCACCCTCACACGCGCCAAGATCAGCTATCCCACTCCAGTACTCACGCTCGGCCCCGATGGCGTTGCCACCTTTGTGGTGCAGTCGCTCCAAGGCTCGCTGAAGGATTCTGTCAAGAAAGGTCTTGATACAGCCATCGCAAAGGGCGCCAAGAAGCTGATTATCGATCTTCGGAATTGTGCCACCGGCGAACCTGCCGATGGAGTTGAGATCGCGCAATGGTTTCTCGATAAGGGAGCCATTGGCAGTGTCAAAGGCCAGCGTAGCGACAATGTGAATTTCACCGCGGAAGCTGACAAGCAGATCTGGAAGTTGCCGGTGGTCCTGATTGTCAATCGCGGCACAGCCACTGCGGCTGAGGTCTTTGCCGCCGCACTGCTGGAGAATAAGCGTGCGGACTTGGTGGGAGAGCGCACCTATGGCGATGCGTCCATCCGGAAGGCTCTGTCTCTCGACGACGGTAGCGCGGTGATCCTGAGTGTCGCCAAATATTACGCGCCGAATGGCAAAGCGATCCAGGACACGGGTGTGACCCCGAATTATCCGATGCTCGACGCCACTATCGGCGGCGATGAGGATCCGGACGGCGATGGCATCCCGAATGCCCCCCCGGCCGAGAAGCCCAAGGAAGACCTCCTGATGAAGAAGGCGATCGAGCTCGTGAACGGCAACAAGACCATGGCCGGCATCAATCCCGATGCGGCATTGCGCCGATAA
- the ybaK gene encoding Cys-tRNA(Pro) deacylase translates to MRLLDQLGIRYEVREYEVDESDLSAESVAAKIQFPEEQVFKTLVVRGDVHGVSMAVIPANTELDLKALARATGDRKVEPVALKEVLPLTGYIRGGVTALAARKEYPVLLDELAQLFDQISISPGQRGMQILLNPLDYARAVGAKMAGISRFK, encoded by the coding sequence ATGCGGCTGCTGGACCAGTTGGGCATCCGCTATGAAGTGCGTGAATACGAAGTGGATGAGAGCGACTTGAGCGCGGAATCCGTCGCAGCAAAGATCCAATTTCCTGAAGAGCAGGTCTTCAAGACCCTCGTTGTACGCGGCGATGTCCACGGCGTCTCGATGGCGGTAATCCCTGCCAATACCGAACTCGATCTCAAGGCCCTGGCTCGCGCAACAGGAGACAGAAAGGTCGAACCGGTTGCGCTCAAGGAAGTACTGCCGCTCACAGGCTACATCCGGGGCGGCGTCACGGCGCTCGCCGCCAGGAAAGAATACCCGGTGCTCCTCGATGAGCTGGCGCAACTCTTCGACCAGATCAGCATTTCTCCCGGCCAACGTGGCATGCAGATCTTATTGAATCCACTCGACTACGCCCGGGCGGTGGGAGCGAAAATGGCCGGAATTTCGAGGTTTAAGTGA
- a CDS encoding MarC family protein, whose translation MKSLFLVVFTLLPIINPIGLAPIYLGMTAGWPEQARTSMARRIGLNTLILLVAATFLGSLILRFFGLSLDAVRIGGGLLVASTGWRLLRSEAAPAHENLASEPTDEIISSRAFYPLTFPLTCGPGSISVAITLGAGIFSDGTILDFSALITVLGLLLVSGVVYLCYRSAPRLVRLIGETGSVVMLRLSAFILLCLGVQILLDAGFKILKGH comes from the coding sequence TTGAAGTCTCTTTTTCTTGTGGTCTTCACGCTGCTTCCGATCATCAATCCTATTGGTTTGGCTCCGATCTATCTGGGGATGACGGCCGGTTGGCCGGAGCAGGCACGGACTTCGATGGCTCGCCGGATTGGACTCAATACACTGATCCTCCTGGTGGCGGCGACTTTCCTCGGGTCGCTGATTCTCCGTTTCTTTGGGCTCTCCCTGGATGCGGTCCGTATCGGAGGCGGCTTGCTTGTGGCCAGCACGGGCTGGCGATTGCTCCGAAGCGAGGCGGCACCGGCACACGAGAATCTGGCGAGCGAACCCACCGATGAGATCATCTCCAGCCGCGCGTTCTACCCGTTGACCTTTCCTCTGACCTGTGGTCCCGGATCGATCTCGGTGGCGATCACATTGGGCGCCGGAATCTTCTCAGACGGTACCATCCTTGATTTCTCAGCGCTGATCACCGTGCTGGGGCTGCTTCTGGTTTCTGGCGTGGTGTATCTCTGCTATCGCTCCGCACCCCGGCTGGTGCGGCTGATCGGGGAAACCGGCAGTGTGGTGATGCTCCGGCTCTCGGCGTTTATTCTGCTCTGTCTTGGCGTGCAGATTCTTCTCGATGCGGGCTTCAAGATTCTCAAGGGCCACTAG
- a CDS encoding FmdB family zinc ribbon protein, with protein sequence MPIYEYRCADCGKTFDAIQKFSDEPYTNCGQSASLECPTKGKGHVSRLMSTPSFHLKGTGWYVTDYKKGGSSSSSSSSSATESKSESKTETKSETTPAKSSESTPSAPASPAKAD encoded by the coding sequence ATGCCGATTTACGAGTACCGCTGTGCGGATTGCGGTAAGACCTTTGATGCGATTCAGAAGTTCAGTGATGAACCCTATACGAACTGCGGGCAGAGTGCGAGCCTGGAGTGCCCCACCAAGGGCAAGGGACATGTCAGCCGTCTGATGAGTACACCTTCGTTTCACTTGAAAGGGACCGGCTGGTATGTAACCGATTATAAGAAGGGCGGTTCCTCCTCATCATCGAGTTCGTCTAGCGCTACAGAGTCGAAAAGCGAGTCAAAGACGGAGACCAAGAGCGAGACAACTCCGGCGAAGAGCAGCGAGAGCACCCCAAGCGCGCCGGCTTCCCCGGCCAAGGCAGACTAG